The genomic region CAGCCtgtgaaatagaaaaaaacagcagcatATGAATGTACAGTAAATTGCTCTTAACAAGCGATGATATAATATGACAACAGGTCCTACTATGCCCAGATCATCGACGCTCAGATTATCGATCCGTTCGACAACAAGCTGCAACGTGCTCCGTACCGCACCCGTATCATGCTGAACGTCATGCTGATCGCAAAGCACCACACAGTGCACCATGAACGCTGTCAAGCGTCCCACATTGTCATACACCACTATGGGCCGCTGTTCGTCCGCGGAATAGTAGTCCTCGCCCATCTCACCCTTGTACCGGACGCACTTGTCAAAGTCGATCCGGAACGATTCTTTGGGATTCTCTCCAAAAAAGCTTTCAAAGTGCCAGTCAATGAACTGTAGTACGTGCGGCAGCAGCTGCGTGTTGAACTCAACGGCCCTTCCGAGTGCTTCGTACAGCATCTGTCGCACCTCCAGCGTTTGGGTAAAGCATCTGAAAGAAGGGACGAGAAGAGATGCAATTGCTTAAAATTGGGTCCCAAACAGTGAAGCCACGAGACCTACTTTCGCAGCATGCCCATTATTTCCAGCGTTAGCATGTCGAAATGTACGTTCGGATTGTTCTGCGATCCATAGACGGCCTGGGAGAGCAGCGACATGCCGGAGATGGTTAGCTGCGTGTAGTTGCCGCCACCGCTGCCCATAATCGAACGGCGGGCATTATTGTTTTTCAGTTGCTTCAGCAACGAACAGAACCCAAACACACCCATTATACGGGTGGAAGTTTCACTGTGTGGATGGATTGAAAAACAGAAGGATAATTTGATAATTGTAGGAGAATGTCGAGGCAAAGCGACATTTCATCTTTACCCATTGTACATCGCTTTCCGCAGCACTTCGATGTAGCGATCGCGGATTGTATGTGAAATTCGAAGCAGCGGAAAGATGAATGCCATAAACCGCATTGCATGCGTTCCATTGATCTACAacaaaagggggaaaacaaacattattgTTCACGCAAAACAGTAAACTACCCAAACGACTGCTTCTCTTACCAGCAGCAAATAATCCATGATGAATTGTATCGTGTTCGTACACTCCGACACGGTGAGTGCGTTCGTCAAGCTTAGCGTCGTCAAGCACGTGTTAAACTGCGATTCCTCCAGGTCGGCAAAAAGatactttttaatttttgcaatGATCCCGCTGCCGAAGATAAAACGGCGCTTGATGAAGAGCTGAAAGAAGTTGATCGCTATGCCGTGCAGTTTCGGTTGCTTTTTAGCGAGCAGTAGCGCGAAAGCAAAATTAATAAGCCCGGGCGTTACCACCTCCTTCCCTTCCTGGCTGTTCTCCGTCAGTATACTGAAGAGCTGATCGATGCGCGCTATAACCGATGGTTCGATGCGTCCACGGCACCACGCGGACTGGCTGCACATTTCTCGCTCCTGCTCGCTGATCGCTATCAGCTTGATGAGGAAAGCCATTATGGGCGAGGACACGACATCGGTGGTGTCCGGTTGGCGGTTAATTTTGCTCATCGCAAGCAGCGCCCCAACCAGAAAGGGCGTCAGCAGCACTTCCGGGTTGTTTTGAAACGGTTTAAACATTGCCACCGTTTGCGCTTCGTCGACCCGGAACTCGGTTACGTTCGAGAGATGGAACAGGATGGTTTCTTCCGCCTCCCGGATCTCGCTATCAGAGTAGCGATCTGTAAaagaaaattttattattacttttgtTATTAAAACATTTCTCCACAACCGTACCAATACTATCAAAGTCCGTCGTATCACTGTTTTCATTCGACAGCACTTTTTTGTAGTAGTTTTTGTGGAAGTACTTCTGCAGCGCCATCAGCGGCACGACCAGCAGCGACGGATGCTTTAGGCAGACGTGAAACAGCTGGCATGCCAGCGGCGGAAGCTCCAACGGTTCGATGTTCTTCAGGCTGTCCGACACTTTCGTCACAAAGATGCTTGTCTCGTCCTTCGAGAGCGATAGATCGCGAAACATGCCACACAGCGCCGTCAGGATGGTGAGCTGCAGCTTCATCTTGAAGATTTCCTCCAGCACCTTCTGCCGGTATTCGGCACCGGTCAGTAGCATCCCGTTGGCATTGAGCCGACCGGAATTGCCCGACAGTTGCAGTAGCGTTTGCGGAAGCAAATGCTTCCAGGTAAGACATTTGGGATCGCCGGCCCGAATCGATTCGATGCACAGTTCGCAGATCTCGACCAGCTGTTCCGGCGTGAGTGAGGGTAAATCGGTCAGCAGACGGGCAATAAGATCGAACACCTGCTTCGTGGACAGCTCAACGACGTTCAAGTGCTGCAGCACGGCCATAACGAGCTCGAACCGCTTGCCGGTACATCGATCCGAGCTGGCCAGCCCAAGCAGGGTGAAGTGCCAGAGCGTGTACCCGTCGATGGAGTCAATGTTCGAAACAACCATATCGATTAGCTAAAAGGATAGAACAGGGATTTCGATCAACATTCGTAGGGCGTCGCTACACGATGCATTTCACAACGTTGTTGGCACGGTTTACTCACTTGCGAGGAAGGCAGCTTCTCGAGCAACTCTTTTAACTCATCATTCTGCCTTTTCTGGCCCAGTTTGATCACTGATAGCATAAGATTCGGAGGCATTTTACGTAGGCAAACAACGCAACACAGGACGCACAACGAGAACAAGCAAATTAGACCGACACGGGCGGCGTACAAGATTATTCACGAAAACGTAAACATTTAAATCGCGCCAACCGACTTGTTTACGTTTGCAAATTTGACATTTCCCTTCAACCAAGATGCGCACATACAACGTGTTTGCTCAAGATCCGTATAAGTTTCTTGCTTGCAGGTTTGTTTACGTTATTTCAGCTTGCGTACAACCACCCCCTGTTCGGtgcggtttgttttgtttcgtgctGAAGATTTCGTGATTATTACCCACTCTCAATTCCCTAATTTCACTTTGCAGCACGGAAACTAATACAGATTGATCAAAATTAATAACAAGATAAGCGAAATGCTATTTAGAATTTTGACGATCCCTTCCACCGACCGTGGCTACGCAAACAAGCATTCCCTTTGGGCGCACGTTTACACAGATTTTCTTACCGCACCAGTCATCTCCTCCGTTATTTGCATTGTCAGCTGAACGTGCTGTGAATGTGTTTTACTGCTTGCACCAGCTATTTCTATGATGACATAGGAATGCTTTTGGAATGAAGCGGCGCATCATCATAGGGCGCAAGTAGATCATCAGAACAGTTGCCATGGAACGCAAGGGAACACATACTAGATCATACCATGCATCGATCAAAACAGAACAGCATAGCTACATAGAGCTGCACCATTGCAATCCAATGTCTCTACAACAATAACTCAGCAACGAACGATTCCAATGGAGAGACCCGGTAAAACGTGCTATATGGCATAACGatcaaatgaaaaacaaacaatctgaACCCTTCTGCTCGGCGCGGTGTTGAGGAAAACGTCCGGAAAGATGTGGTAACCACCGGTGTGTTCTTATCAGCCTTACTCGCCCTGAGTCTGATTGTgcgcctgtgtgtgcgtgagtgtgttattttttctatttgctcCACGCGCCTCCAGTCTCCAGTGTGTACATCATTCACTTCGCAGTGCAGTGAAATCCCAGTCGAAGACGCGTAGTTAATCGCAATGAAGGAGCAAACCCCAACGGGAGGATGGTCCAAAAAATGGATCAAAATTTTCTTCTGCATGATCTGCACGATGCTTTGCGTAACTATTAGCTAATGGTGCAATGTATAAGGAAAGTGAAtacaaaaagtttttttttgcagtactTGGGCGTACTGGTGCTAACCATCGGCACGGTCGCCCGGATGCAGTATGAACTGCTGGATGTTCTGATGGACATTCGGATGTATCGTTTGAtcctgttcctgctgctggtcgGAGCGTTGTGTCTGGTGCTAGCATTCATAGGATTCCTCGGGACCTGGAGAGAAAATCGACCACTCCTGTATACAGTAAGTGATGTTCGTTGTTGGCGAAGTGATCAAATGGTCCTAACGATGGACTGATAATTACGTGCTTTTCTCGTGTCAGTTCTGTTCCCTTTTGGTCGTGTTTTCATTGATGGAGTGCACGGTTGCATTCATCGGGTACACCCAGCGGGATcgcatggaaacggaaatGGAATCGAACCTGTGGCTTTCGGTTAATCAGTATCCCGTTGACGTTACTTGGCAACCGTACGTCGATTCGTATCAAATGCAGGTCAGTTGTATTCGCGTATTTACTTTAAGCATGCAGATGGCGTTTAATACATgatgagtgtttttttatatgttttagtTAAAATGTTGTGGCGTCCATAACTATACCGATTGGCTGATGGCGATGCCACCGGACGATATCACCGAAGATGATAAAGATCTGATAGCGCAGCTTGTCCCACTTTCCTGCTGCGATCTTGCAGATACTACGCAATGCACAATCTACGACGCCGGCTGCCACAGCAAAGTGTACGAAATATTCTACGAAACGGGCAATACGGTGATAACAAACACGCTTGGAGCGGTGATACTGCAGGTACGATACACTTTTGGATTGAACGATGCATAGAAAATTGAATATAAAATGTTGTTCTATTCCATTGCAGCTATTGGGAGCAGCGTTTGCCTTTTTCTTGGTACGCAAGCTGCGACTATTTACGCAATCCGACGAGGGCTTTTTCCACGCTGAAAAGCCGAACCCATTGGCATACTCCAAATTGGTCAACATTGCGATATCGACGGAAAAGATGTAACCCATCCAGTAGTTCCGTATCCATCCCGCTGTCGTACATTTTTAGTCAGCTTTAGCGGGCCTTGGATTCTCCCCTCCATCTGGCAAATCGGCCAAGCGGGAAAAAGTACTGCAGCGTGTTTATCAGTTAGTGCAGATAGATAAGACTGATATGATAACACAATTTAGTCATTTACCAATACATATGAACCGGCGCTAGGCGTGGCAAGCTGAAGAATGTCGTTCGGGCAGCGGTTTAAAGCAGCTTTTAGTGgaataataaaatagaaattaaaCAGTTACTTAACATTGAAAAGGGTCTTCAAATGGATAACTACCATAATTTTCATTCTACTagaaaaatgatgttttttgtaaGTTTCGAGCGTCGTGAACAtcttaaaaaaattcaaattggACCCTTAAAAATTGGAGGCGGTCAATGAGGGTTAGCAGTATGatgattcaaaattattatattGTGTTAATGGCTCAGTTTAAGCCATGTCaagaacaacgaaaaaatagACATTATATTATTAATATCTAATATCAAATTAGAtaatcaataatttaaaataataaaaaaggtttttatttaattttattttctatttcaatatttaataTAAGGTATGTTATTTTGAATGACTTATTATACTTCGAAGAATAGATGTATGAATACAAAACAAGTTTGCCATTTACGTTTTCGTGTGAGATTTACAAAATTGCaacggttttccaaatttcctTTCAAAAACACTTATCGATGCCGACGACCGAAAGTGCAAAGTATTCAACTAAGGCCTATAAATTGACACGACAAGCGAATGACGTTAGCCGCGATTGGAACTGACAGCCCCCCgtaccaaaacaaaaatttcacGATTTTGCTCGGCTTGCGAAAGAACCGTCTTCCGCAGGGATCTGcggttctgttttgtttttttgataGAAGCAAACTCGCGTGAATATTCAAGATGAGCAGCCCCGCCAAATTGCAGGATCTTCCACCGAAGGGTGGCTATCAGAACATCCCTTTCAAGCGCGTGCCAGCGAAAACCTACTTCAAAGGTAGATACAGTTTGCGAAAGTGTCGATTATGtcatcacaaacacactcctTCCTCCGGGAAGGGatgggaaaacacacacaagcggtAAATAATTATCCCAAACCTTGTTGCAGGATGGCAAATGATCGCTGGCTATGCCGGCATCTCGACCGTCGGACTGTTCCTGTACTGGTTGAACGTGAAGGAGAACCACCGGAACGAGATTGAGATGCGTTCGGCGCGAAACGTCATCTATCCGCTGCTGCTTGCCGAGCGCGACCGGGAGTACCTGAAGCAGCTGCGACGAAACCGTGACGAGGAGGCCGAACTGATGAAGAATGTCGAAGGCTGGGAGGTACGATGGGCGCGAGATGTCGTTTGTTTGTCGCTGTGATTCTAATTGTATACAATCTCGCTTCCTAGGTTGGCACGTGGTATGGTGAGCCGGTTTTCAAGACGATCCCGAAGGATAAGTTGGTGGAGCCGACCTTCCAAGAGTTCTACGTCCATACTGATTACAAACATATGGCTCAGCGTTCCGATGTAAAGTTGATGAATTAGGGAGCCTTGTCGTTGGCCCTGAGTGTGGTTTGCAATTGTAGAGGAATGcgttattaaaaataaaatcaattgtcATCTCCGATgatcttcaaaaaaaaaaaaaaaaatagaccCAATGTACCACCCCACGAGTGCAGGATGTATACGGGGTAAGTAAACGAATATTTTGGTAGCAATAAGGGGATGGGATAAGGAATAATTAATGTAAAGTAACTTACGCAACGCAGAGTCGGATGCGATCcaattggaatcgattccaatcggtgggtgcagcgagttcgcgTCGGGTCGATCCACAGTAGGTTTAGTTCGCTGCTTGGATGTTACTTACCTACTTTGGGTGTGATTTGGCCCGAACTCGCTACACCGACTGGTCAGAATCGTTTATGCAGTCTTGCATCTACTGAACCTAAGTACCATATGGATCGACTTCAGCGACTCCGGGTCTCTTATGGATGGCTCCGTCCCTTTCTTTCATAAAATTAAAGTGAAATGACACGTGTATCTATTATCTAGATAACTTGGTTACAGTatatttgcatgttttgcgtgtgtgtaatGGTTCTTTTCGAAGCAGGAATTCAAACATTTTATGAGTTCAAAAATACACCGCAACACGACAGGATACTTCAATCCTTAATAGCTGCTGACGCCTTGCAGTTTGATTTGCTTGGCCAGATAGCACGCAAAGAGAATTCCAAAGAActaaaatagaagaagaaaaaaatgtcatAAAACATTATTACTTAAATCTCACACGAATAAATGGTAGCTTAAGAAGCAAACCTGAATCACTGCCAGTGCTATTCCAGCAGCACCTAGGCTTACGGCGTGTGCCTTGATGAAATCACCGAACGAATCGATGCATCCCGTTTTGCGCAGCGTGGCACTGGTGGGATCCGGGCAAGCAACATATCCGACAGCACCTTTTAtgaaaaagcaacagcaaaaaaaaaaaactattaatcACCATCCTCATAGTTCATGCAATAATGTTGCATACCCGTCTGCTGCCGGCAGCAAGTCATCGGTAGGAAAGTTTCATTGAATTTCGCCGCATTAGCACGTCCCCAGTCGGAGCTGTTGTACACTCCGCAGCAATCGAACtggaattggaaagaaaatattagCCCGAGCTCTTGATGCTATAGGAAAATCATGTTCAAATCCTACTCAGATACTCACATCGACCTGAATCTCGTCCCAAACCAGCGTAATGTCACCAGCGTTCTCGCCGCCATAGCTCTTCATCGATGAGTTCAGTGCATTGCTCACGAGTTCGCGGGTGTCATTGCGCAGCACGTACCCACTGATACCGGCCGCCAGTTCCAGTATAAAGATCAAGATCAGCAGGACGGAAAACTGCAAATAACAACAAGCACGGGATGAGCAAACACAGCGATTAAATACAGGGAGGAGAGGCAGGAGACAATTAGCATCCGAACGCAAATGGCGGCTTACCGTTAGGGTCATGCAGTAGTTTTCCTTGTAAGCGCCGCAACACCCGAAAAAGGCAATCACAAAGATGAACGATCCAATCACCACCAGAAGGTGGGAATGCTGAAGAACTTTGCGTCGAGAATGTCGCGGAAGTTGTGATAAGCGCCTTGCACGGTTAAGCCAACCGCCATAATGATCACGCCCGTGATCTagataagagagagagagagaagggttAAAAAGAATGCAAGATTAAATTGGTTATTTGGTTGGTGTGGCTTTTTAGTATCTCAACTCACCGCAAAGAAAAAGTTAAACaagaataataaatatttgataaaattCGCACTCGTTGAAAGAGCCATTTTCGGAGCTGGTTATACAAATCTGAAACGAAATGAATGGCAATTAGTCTTTCCCCCAATGAAAAGAGAAATTTATCTTAACTTGTATTGCATATAATAGACATAAAGaacttatttcaattaaaatacaTCGCACAAGACACCTTTTTTCGTCCTTGAAGCCGTCAAGCTAGTCTAGTCTAGTGCAGTTCTCTGTTTGCAGTTCGACGATATGATTGGCCCTTTGCAAACGCCAAGGGCTAT from Anopheles merus strain MAF unplaced genomic scaffold, AmerM5.1 LNR4000579, whole genome shotgun sequence harbors:
- the LOC121602705 gene encoding NADH dehydrogenase [ubiquinone] 1 alpha subcomplex subunit 13-like, whose protein sequence is MSSPAKLQDLPPKGGYQNIPFKRVPAKTYFKGWQMIAGYAGISTVGLFLYWLNVKENHRNEIEMRSARNVIYPLLLAERDREYLKQLRRNRDEEAELMKNVEGWEVGTWYGEPVFKTIPKDKLVEPTFQEFYVHTDYKHMAQRSDVKLMN
- the LOC121602703 gene encoding CD63 antigen-like, with protein sequence MKEQTPTGGWSKKWIKIFFCMICTMLCYLGVLVLTIGTVARMQYELLDVLMDIRMYRLILFLLLVGALCLVLAFIGFLGTWRENRPLLYTFCSLLVVFSLMECTVAFIGYTQRDRMETEMESNLWLSVNQYPVDVTWQPYVDSYQMQLKCCGVHNYTDWLMAMPPDDITEDDKDLIAQLVPLSCCDLADTTQCTIYDAGCHSKVYEIFYETGNTVITNTLGAVILQLLGAAFAFFLVRKLRLFTQSDEGFFHAEKPNPLAYSKLVNIAISTEKM